ttctgatgtgtatacagaccaaagttgttatcagaagttgaattggtaaaagctttaaggactgtaagttgtagttatcttgtctatttctcatgcatttgtacttaatgtttttgacatcatcaaatatctgttaaacttgtatattttgctaatttacaagttgggggagattgttagatatatttgataatgtcatggctaatatgttttatgtttagatttcagatcttatttgaacaggacaaatcagtacttaactgttgatcagtacttatactggaagtcaggacttaagggatatcagtacttatgttatcaggagataagcatcaggagatagatatcagaacttaagtgctgaaggacgatcagataaggacagtagctggttgaagttaagaagatcaagataaacataagaagagatatgcatgaagaaggaattccgtgaagaatggaatacttggaatagaagatatctgattgatatattttaggaagcagaattatattccatatcaattagcgattatcttgtaactgtgtagtatataaacacagacatagggtttacactataagtgttttcattatcgagaatattatttactgtaaccctagcaactctcgtgatattttgttcatcactgagagataaccgttccagattgtaacagagtttattgtttcaataaagtttgttttctgttacataagttcttgaagtttgatttgattgtaataaacactgtattcaccccctctacagtgaaagtgtgacctaacagtgtttgtatccaaACTTGACGGGTCCTCCCATAAAAAGAAGGATCCTTCCTTCATAACCCACATTATTGAATATTTGTTTCATTATTGGGTGTTtcttattatatatttatatgtaaatgtaatataatatatatttatctAAAATTAATGTATAATATATTGAGTGGATATAATTAAATCTTGATCAAATAATAATcgataataaaaataataatgtcactaaaataatatttttctccgATTCTAACATTAtaaacaaaatatatttttacttatAATAAAGTAATAAACTGCAAAAAAACTCAACTCTACTAGTATATTTAGTTatcattatttttaaattaattattattattattattattattattattatattgcTACCTTTTTTATATATGTAGActgggtattttttttattcCTTTTCATCTTCATATAGTTCTTGACCCATCAATTTAGGTGTACGGACCAGTCTTGCCCGTAAAACAACAGTATTCAGGTGAGTCAGCTTTGATGTTCATTTCCTCGTACATATTTTATGGTACCTATATATGTTGTATAGCAATATGTGTGTGTTTTGTTATTCATGTTTTAATGTTGTTTACATTCATTTGTTGTATTGATCATGTATGTGAGAATGATTACATGTTTAGCTTTTCAGTAATTAAATGTGGGTTGTTTCTTATTTCTTTCAATGTTAATTAGGATTCTCCTTTACTGTATAACTTTAATCCTCCTCTTAATTTCCTTATTGGATATTGATGCTTTTTCGATTTTTTCGAGTTATTCTTATGCATTGTTTCACTAGACAAAGTTAATGTAGACTATGATTTTAAGACATTTCTGTATATGATGTGAAACAAATGATCACTTGAAGTCTTGAATCCAGATTCGAGAAAGCTAGTTAAATTGTAGTATTTGTAATGCAACAGTGTGTGCTGTGATTAGTGATTACATGGTCCTGATCAGAAGGGATTAGAGTGCTATTCTTGTTGTTCTGAGATTTAACCAATGTTATAGCCGTGTAAATTCTTTTCTTTCGTTGTAGGACTTTGAATAAATTATGCTTGTGTTAGTGAACTACATGAATGAATAAAGTTCTAAAGTTTGTCATTTCCTTTGTTTTTTTCTTTAGTAATATTATTCTGCCAATccagaaaaaaaaaagaataacCAAAAAATACGTTGTTTTGAATGAATTTTAATGTTGTGTGAACTATTAGCCACTTATCATATATTAAGCTGCAAGATCTTCAATCTTTTTCAATAAAGGGTGGATTATACAAGCGCAAGGTTTGGTACCATAGAGGCTCGTCCAGTTAATGTTTTCTTTTATTCTATAAAACAAAGAAGATTTGTCCTATGTTATTTCGGATTGCGTCATTGGTTAAAATTGTTATTTTTTTATGTGTACTCCTCTTTACAATCCTGTATATAATTTCAGTTCTCTGTTCGAAGATAACAAAAATGGAGTTGAAGGGCAGTGCTAATAGAATTCGAATCTGCGCATGTGAGTTAATGTCAATTGGCGATGACTTGATGGATGATGATGAGTCCTGGGATTTCGTCGGGAGAGATCTTCAGCTAAAAGCAACATTCTTGTATTGTGACTTTAACAAAGTGATCTCTGGTTCTCCAGATGATCAGAAGAGATCTCTCACTGAACTTGCAAACAGATTATTTTGCTCAATCGAAGAGGTAagttttttaattttgtttttctcGGTTTTTGATTACATAGTGTACAAAAGCCATTCAATACATTCATTGGTTGAATTGATAGTGCATCAATAAGGACTTCATGTTTATCTAGTTTATAACACTGCTGGGCAGTGGTACTCAATTTCTTGAACAATGCAATCAGTTTATCACTGAACTTTATTTTCATTTAGTACGCAGACAATTCTATTCCAGTATTAATTTGTAGCTAGTAAAATCAGTTAGAGTTAGAAGGAATATTTAAGTTCAGATTGGATATCTTGTGTTGTCCTTGTATCTTGTGCAATATTGCACAATTGCAAATTCAGCGGACATGGGCCAAATTTATTGCTAAACTTGGTAACCTGTTTAGTTAGCTTTATACTGATATGAAAAGTCATTTAGATTCATTGTCGAACCTACAAAGCAAGTACTTGATACTATGACATTGACATTCTTCATCTATAATAAAATTTCCTGGTAACAGATGTGCGTGCACTTTTGAAACTGTAGGAAGATTGATATATTAGTTGTTAACTACAATCACATTGTTTACTTGATTTGTAATTAATAACTATTTTGGTTCATAGTTGGATTTAGCAGTGAAAGTTCAGAGTATCCAGCAAGCACAGAATCGATTTAGTGACCTGGCTCTTGTTTTGGAAGAAGTGGTTGATACTGATCTTATGCCTCTGCTCATGCCTTCAAGTGATTTAATGGTCGATAGTTAAAAATGTTTGTGCTTTGTATATGGACATGCCAAGTTATCTGCAGGTTAACAAATAATAGTCAAAATCATGTAACGCTATGTACTCTTTGTCGTCATTTTGCCCTTATGCTTATGTATATGCTAGTTTTTCATATTAAATGGTTGTTGACCGTTATTCGATCGATCCATGTGATGTTTAGTTGGTTGTATTTAAAAGGGCATCCATTTTCTAGAAATGTAGATAGACAAGCATGGTGGTCGTGAAAATTCAAGTTTCTTTGCAAGTAGAAATATAATAACAAAAGGGGGACGATCTACAACAATGATAACAAACACATTCTGAGCCATTGGATGGGGACTGGGTGGCTGGGATTAGGGGCGGACCGCGAAAAATTTCCGCGGTTGGATGGGACGGGCCGCTGAAATTTTCCGCGGTTGGGGGTGTTACTCCCTTATCCCCAGCAACCCAACACCCTCCCCCACCACACAAACCAACAAAAAATCCCCAACAAAATTCTACTTGGAGAGTGAACTATTTAGGCGAATTTTGGGCATTTTCATCAAGAAATTCAAGTAGTTTTGTCAACTGAAGGTATATTTCTTGTCTTAAATTTTACATTTACATGGCGGATAAATTATTTGCTCGTATGTTTCGTCATAAACGTCAAAATGAAAAAAAGAGAGGCTAT
This sequence is a window from Apium graveolens cultivar Ventura chromosome 9, ASM990537v1, whole genome shotgun sequence. Protein-coding genes within it:
- the LOC141684827 gene encoding photosynthetic NDH subunit of lumenal location 3, chloroplastic-like, whose product is MELKGSANRIRICACELMSIGDDLMDDDESWDFVGRDLQLKATFLYCDFNKVISGSPDDQKRSLTELANRLFCSIEELDLAVKVQSIQQAQNRFSDLALVLEEVVDTDLMPLLMPSSDLMVDS